A part of Candidatus Zymogenus saltonus genomic DNA contains:
- the lysM gene encoding peptidoglycan-binding protein LysM, with protein MGLFKFIKTAGEAIFKKGDKKEENIEKHIKERMGGQVKSIEAKVEDGVVTLTGVCDSQDTIEKVILLAGNIEGVESVNGDGLKVESGKAGDESEFYTIVKGDSLWKIAKKYYGDGNKYPVLFEANREVIKNPDLIYPGQVIRVPALK; from the coding sequence ATGGGACTTTTTAAATTCATCAAGACTGCCGGAGAGGCGATCTTCAAAAAGGGAGACAAAAAAGAAGAGAATATCGAAAAGCACATAAAGGAGAGGATGGGGGGTCAGGTAAAGAGCATCGAGGCGAAAGTGGAAGACGGCGTGGTGACTCTGACGGGCGTTTGTGATTCACAGGATACGATCGAGAAGGTGATCCTCCTTGCGGGAAATATCGAGGGCGTGGAGAGCGTCAACGGCGACGGATTGAAGGTTGAATCGGGCAAGGCGGGAGACGAGTCCGAGTTTTACACAATAGTGAAGGGGGACAGCCTCTGGAAGATAGCCAAAAAATATTACGGTGACGGCAATAAATACCCGGTCTTATTCGAGGCAAATCGTGAAGTCATTAAGAACCCCGATCTAATCTATCCCGGACAGGTTATTAGGGTTCCGGCGCTAAAGTAA